The Flavobacterium sp. 20NA77.7 genome includes the window CTTCGTTTAGCCATATATCTTTCCATGTTCCGCAAGTAATTTTATCACCAAACCATTGATGCGCCATTTCATGAGCAATTAATCCTCTTCCAAAACTACCCATAAAGGAAACGGTAGTATGTTCCATTCCTCCTCCCCAGCCAAATTGCGCGTGACCATATTTTTCATTTCTGAAAGGATAGGGTTCTAATAAAGATTCATATAAATTAATGATGGTGGGAGTAGTACCTAATTGTGTTGCTGTTGTTGCTGATGCATACGTTTCTGGATATATATAATTTACTATAGGGAAATAAGGACTTGCCAATGTTCCTAAACCACCTTGTTGGTTATAAATTTGATAATTTGTCACTGCAATAGCTACTAAATAAGCCGGAATAGGATAATTATGTTTATAATAAGTTGTTTTTGAATTTCCTGTTGTGACTTCGCTTTGTTGGAAGCCATTTGCAACACTTACATAAGTTGAAGGCGCAGTAATATAAATGTCAATACTGTTTATTTTATCATTTAAATCTTGTTTACAAGGCCACCAATCTCTAGCGCCATATGGCTCTGACAATGTGTATAAAACTGGCGTTCCATTGTGTACATCCGTTGTAAATGCTGCTTCTCCTGTAGGAGGTACTCCTGAATAAGTAATGGTTACAGTAGCACTTGAACCAGCAGCTAATGTATTAGGGAGATTAATTACCAATTCATAATTAGCTTGTGTGAAAGTCAAATTTGTGTTGTTCATAGTTACACTACTCACAGTAAGTGCCGTTGCCATATCAAAAGTAACTGTACTGATAGTAGATAAGGCTGTAAATGTTGTTTTTACTGCTCCGCTAATGCTATAAACGGCCGGATCTACTGTAAATCGGAGTTCGTGATAGGTGATGTCGTAATTTTGCGTATTTGGGTTGACTTGAAAATTTAACAACGCCGACGCCGATTTCATTTCGGCCTCAGCAATAGATGAACTGCTTTCAATATTTTGACCAAAACCCAACGTAAAATTGCAAATAAATAGTAATACAGCTATTCTTCTCATAATTTGACCTAATTAAACAATGGGCTAAATTAACAAAAAAAAAGTGTAATCTAAATTTTGTAATCATTTCATCACTAATTTGGTAATTGTTTTTTAGAATATAGTAGACTTTTTTAGTACAATTTACTACATTTGCTATCCAAAATAATTCATTATGTTACAAGTACATTTTATTAGAGAAAACAAAGAAGAAGTTGTTAGCAGATTAGCCAAAAAGAATTTTGATGCTGTTACAATTGTCAATCTTGTGGTTGAATTAGACGAAAAAAGAAGAGCTACGCAAGTGGAATTAGACAATCTTTTAGCCGAATCTAATAAAATTTCCAAAGACATTGGTGAATTAATGAAAAATGGCGAAAAAGCAAAAGCCGAAATTTTAAAAGAAAAAACATCTCAAATCAAGGAAAAAACTAAAGAGCTAAATGATGTATTAAATGAAACATCTGGCTTACTTCAAGAAGAACTCTATAAACTTCCAAATTTGCCAGCTGACATTGTACCTGCTGGAAAAACGGCTGAAGATAATTTGAATGTTTTTCAAAAAGGAACAATTCCTGTGTTACACGAAGGTGCTTTACCGCATTGGGAGTTAGCAAAAAAATATGACATCATTGATTTTGAATTAGGTGTAAAAATTACAGGTGCAGGATTCCCAGTATATAAAGGCAAAGGTGCTAAATTACAACGTGCTTTGATTACCTATTTTTTAGACAAAAACACCGAAGCGGGTTACCAAGAATACCAAGTGCCTCACGTAGTAAACGAGGCGTCTGGATTTGGAACTGGGCAATTACCCGACAAAGAAGGACAAATGTATCATATTGGTGTAGACGACTTGTACTTGATTCCAACAGCTGAAGTTCCTGTTACCAATTTATTTAGAGATGATTTAGTGCAAGAAAGTGATTTACCAATTTTGTGTACGGGCTACACGCCTTGTTTTAGAAGAGAAGCAGGTTCATATGGCGCACACGTTAGAGGATTAAACAGATTACATCAATTTGACAAAGTAGAAATTGTACGCATTGAAAAACCTGAAAATTCGTATGCCGCCTTAGATGGTATGGTAGAACATGTGAAGGGTATCTTAGACGAATTACAATTGCCTTATAGAGTATTGCGTTTATGTGGTGGAGACATGAGTTTTGCTTCGGCATTAACTTACGATTTTGAAGTGTTTTCAACTGCTCAAGACAGATGGTTAGAAATTTCTTCAGTCTCTAACTTTGAGACATTTCAGGCTAATCGATTAAAATTAAGATATAAAGATACTAACGGTAAAAATCAATTAGCACATACTCTAAACGGAAGTTCTTTAGCTTTACCAAGAGTTTTAGCGGGTATTTTAGAAAATTATCAAACACCAGAAGGTATTGTAATTCCTGAAGTATTAAGAAAATACACGGGATTTGACATGATTAATTAATCGTAAAAAACATCCCAACCTTGCACTAAATTAACTAAAAATGGTTTAATTTAGTGCATTGTTTTTTTATGCATAGACTGTATTACATATTCGGATTGTTTTTTACCCTTTTTGTTTCGGCACAGAACGAACAATTAGCGCTTAATTATTTCGAAAAAGGCGAATATGACAAAGCCGCTGCATTATTTGAAGAAATTGCGATTAAACAACCTAGTAATTCTTTTTATATCCAAAAATTAGCTAGTTGTTACCAACAGCAACAAAATTATACTAAAGCGGAAGAATTACTTTTTTCAAAATACAAAAAATTCCCAGCACCTAGCTATTTAATTGAAATAGGGTACAATTACCAGTTGCAAAAAAATCAATCAAAAGCAACCAACTATTACGAAAAAGCACTTGCAACAATTCAAGAAAACGCAAATAACACCTATAGCGTGGCGCAAACTTTTGAACAAAAAAATTTATTGGAATGGGCTTATCGAACGTATGAATTAGGTCAAAAAACCAACTCAAATTTAAATTTTGACTACCAAATGGCTTTATTGCAGGGTCAAATGGGTAATTTAGACACCATGGTTAATAAACTCTTAGACTTTGCCTATTCTAATCCAAACAGCACTATTAATGTTCAAAATCAGCTTAACTTTTTTTTGCAAGAAGACACAGAAGGTACTTTTTTAGTGGCATTGAAAAAAGAATTATTGCTTCGCACACAAAAAAATCAAGCTGTTTATTGGAATCAGTTTTTAAGTTGGCTTTACATTCAACAAAAAGAGTACAACAAAGCTTTTATACAAGAAAAGGCTATTTATAAACGAAATCCAGAATCTTTTGAAGACATTATTCAGTTAGCACAACTTTGTATTAATGACAATGATTTAGAAACAGCCAGTATTATTTTTTCGTTTATTATTGAAAACACTTCTGACGAAGAAACGCTTATTTTGGCGCAGTATTACATATTGAAAAATAAAATTAATGTTGCAAAGCCTGAGAATTATTCAGAACTAAAAACAGAAATAGATGTGCAAATTGCGCGTTATAAAAATTCGCCTTTTGCTTTAGATTTACAACTCTTAGCGGCTCATTTTTACGCGTTTCATTTAAATCAAGTGGCTATTTCCAAAGAAATTTTAAACACTTTGCTTCAAACACCAATAAACACAAGGCAAAAAGCAAAAGTTAAAATGGAAACAGCAGATGTTTATGTTTATGATGAAAAATTTAATCAGGCCATTATTTATTATGCCCAAATAGAAAATGATTTACCAAATGATGAACTAGCTCACGAAGCTACTATGAAAATGGCTAAAACAAGCTTTTATAAAAAAGATTTTGATTGGGCAATGAAACAAGCCAAAGAATTAAAACAAGCGTCTACCTTACTTATTGCAAATGATGCAGTAGAATTATTTTTGCTAATTAGCGATCATTCTGCAGAAGATTCTTTGCGGGTTGCGCTTCAAGATTTTTCACATGCCGATTTTTTAGAATATCAAAATAAACCTAAAGAAGCATTAGTTGCTTTTTTACAGGTTTTAAAAAAACATAAAGGAACAAGCATTGAACCCGCAACGAGTTATAAAATAGCTCGTAATTATGAAAAAATAGCAGAATATGAACAAGCCTTGAGCTATTACAAGCAAGTATTAGAACTCCATAAAGATTGTATTTACATAGATGAAGCCTTATTTTTTAGTGCTGAAATTTTTAGAAAATATAAAAGTGACAATAAAAAAGCAAAAGACTATTATGAAAAAATTGTATTGGAGCACCCTGATAGTATTTATTTCACAGAAGCTCGTGTGCAATACCGACTTTTGAGAGGAGATAAACCCGAAGGGAGTTAAAATGTTTTTATATTTGTAAAAAAAATAACTAATGAAATTTAACACCAAAGTAATTCACGGTAATCAACACCACGATCCTAGTACAGGTGCAGTAATGCCTCCCGTGTATCAAACTTCTACCTTTGTACAAAAAAGCCCTGGTCAGCCCATTGGCGATTATGAATATAGTCGTGCTGCTAATCCAACTCGTACAGCATTAGAAGACGCATTAGCGAGCATTGAAAACGGCACAAGAGGGTTAGCTTTTTCTTCTGGATTAGCAGCTACAGATAGTGTATTGAAATTATTAAAACCAGGTGATGAAGTCATTGCGATGGACGATTTATATGGTGGTACTTATCGTATGTTTGCGCGTATCTATCAAGAATTTGGTATAAAATTCCATTTTGTGGATATGAACGATTTAGCCAAATTTGAATCCTTGATAAACGTAAACACCAAACTTGTTTGGGTAGAAACCCCTACTAACCCGTTAATGAAATTAGCTGATATTGCTGAAATAGCAAAAATTACAAAAAAACACCACTTGTTATTTGCCGTTGACAATACATTTGCAACACCTTATTTACAAAAACCATTAGATTTAGGGGCAGACATTGTGATGCATTCAGCAACTAAATATTTAGGTGGTCACAGTGATGTTATTGCAGGTGCTTTAATTGTAAAAGACGCTGACTTAGGTGAAAAATTACATTTTGCACAATTTGCCACTGGAGGTACTTTAGGACCAATGGATAGTTATCTGGTTTTAAGAGGAATTAAAACCTTACATTTACGCGTTCAAAGACATTGTGAAAATGGTGCTAAAGTAGCCGCTTATTTAGCACAACACCCTAAAGTAGCTCGTGTATTTTACCCAGGCTTAGAAAATCATCCCTACCATGAAATTGCTAAAAAGCAAATGATTGGTGGTTTTGGCGGAATGGTATCTTTCACTTTTACATCGCACGCTAAAGCCGATGCTATTTCTTTTTTAGAAAAATTAAAGGTGTTCACCTTAGCTGAATCATTAGGTGGAGTAGAATCATTGGCCAATCATCCTGCATTAATGACACACGCTTCTATACCTGAAGACAAACGCAAAGAAATTGGAATCACCGATGATTTAGTGCGTTTAAGTGTGGGTGTTGAAGATATCGATGATTTACTAGCTGATTTAGAACAGGCTTTTAAATAAAAACAAAAATCCCGATGCAAGCATCGGGATTTTTTATGTTGAAAAATAACCGTTTGATTATTTTTTCTTTTTTGCTCCTTTTTCTGCTTTTGCAGCTTCTTGAGCAGCTTTCATTGCCGCACGAGAAATTCTTACTTGACAAACCACAGTATTGTCTGGGTGAAGGATTTTGAAGTTTTTTGCTTCTAATTTAGTAACATATAATTTGTTACCCATTTCTAATTCAGAAATGTTTGCTTCAACAAAATCAGGTAAGTTTGCTGGTAACGCTCTTACTTTTAATTTACGTTGGTTTAAACGTAAAACACCTCCTAAAAGTACACCTGGTGAAGTTCCTGTGATTTTAACAGGCACCTCCATAGTGATTTCTTTAGCCGCGTCTAATTGGTAGAAATCTACGTGTAAAATTTTGTCTGAAACTGGGTGAAATTGAATGTCTTGTAAAATACCTTCCATTTTTTTACCCCCTTCTAATTCAATTACTACAGTGTGCGCTTCTGGAGTATAAACTAATTTTGAAAATGCTTTTTCATCAGCACTAAAATGAACTGGGTTTTGTCCTCCGTATAATACGCAAGGAACCATTCCAGCATTACGTAAGGCTTTTGTCGAAACTTTACCTACGCTTTCTCTTTCTGATCCTTTGATCGTAATTGATTTCATAAGAAATAAATTAAAAATTAAAAATTACATTAAAAACTTTCCACTAATGGAATTATTGTTTTGAACCATGTGCATTACTTCTGCAAATAATGGTGCACAGCTCACTACTTTTATTTTTGTTGATTCTTTCTTTAATGGAATAGAATCTGTTACTATCAATTCTTCTAACTTTGAGTTTTCAATTTTCTCATATGCTGTACCCGATAAAATCGCGTGCGTACAAATAGCCCTTACACTCAATGCTCCTTTTTCAATCATAACATCAGCTGCTTTAGCTAATGTGCCTCCTGTGTCAATCATGTCATCAACAAGTATTACATGTCTTCCTCTTACCTCACCTATCAACTCCATTGTGTCAATTACATTAGCTTGTTTGCGTTGTTTGTAACAAATTACCACATCAGATTGTAGAAATTTAGAATACGCATACGCTCTTTTTGAACCGCCCATGTCTGGCGATGCAATGGTTAAATTCTCTAATGCCAAACTTTTTACATACGGCAAAAAGATGGTTGAGGCAAACAAATGATCTACTGGCTTTTCAAAAAACCCTTGAATTTGATCGGCATGTAAATCCATAGTCATTATTCTTGTTGCCCCTGCAGCTTCTAGCAATTTAGCCACTAACTTTGCACCTATTGGCACTCTTGGCTTGTCTTTTCTATCTTGTCTTGCCCAGCCAAAATAAGGAATTACGGCAGTAATGTGGCGTGCAGAAGCACGTTTTGCTGCATCAATCATTAGTAATAATTCCATCAAGTTATCTGAACTTGGAAAAGTGGAACAAACTAAAAATACGCGTAGACCTCTAATCGACTCTTCAAAAGAAGGCTGAAACTCTCCGTCACTATATTTTGAGAACGTTACTTTACCTAGCGGAACACCATATTCTTTGGCAATTTTTTCCGCTAAGTACACACTTTGAGAACATGCAAATATTTTTGCTTCTGGCTCGTTGTATGACATTTTATTCTGTTGTTTTTGTCCGCTACACTTATACACTTCAATTTTTACTTTAGTAAAATCTAATGCATTAAGCGCCTCGGGTGTAGTTAGTTAGTTGTTGTGTTGTGCAATTCGGGTGCAAAGTTAGCAATTATATTGAACTCTGAAAGTTATTTTTTAAGTATTTTTAGGATAAAATTCGAAAGTTTATTTATATTTGCACTCCTTAAATGCCTTGGTGGCGGAATTGGTAGACGCGCACGACTCAAACTCGTGTTCTTCGGAGTGTGGGTTCGATTCCCACCCAAGGTACTGCATGGGACTTATCAAATTTTTCTTGGTAAGTCCCTTTCTTTTTTGATTTGTAATTTATTGAAAAAGAGTTAGTTAAATAAAATAATGCTCCTGTTTTTGAAGTTAGATATTCTCTGTTTTTTACCGAATAACGTAACCCTTCTGGAAACAGCAATTTTTGAAACACTCTTTTTTGATTATATTCTAAACTTTCATAGAATTTACTGGGGTTGACAGCGATTTTTGTAAAATATTTTATAGCTTTATCGTGGTTAGATTTTTTTGTTGGTAAATTTTCAATTTCTACTAATTTTTGATTGTATTGCTCTTTTAATTTTTGATTTTGTCTTTCAAAAATATCTTTTGATATTTCGTTTATTGCAAATCGATATTCCATTAAATCCATTTTATCTCTCAAATCATTTATCTCTGAAGTCAATATTCTTTTCTTATCTATTGAGTGGTCTTTTTCGTGTTCCAATATCGATTTTAACTGTTCAACGAATAATTCTTTCAGTGTATTGTCTAATTTTAGATTGTCAATTATTTTTAAAAATGCTGGATTAACACCGTCGTGAATGGAGCTTGACTTTGTTTCTGCATTTGCTGTTTTGTTACAACAATTGCATTTATAATAAAATAAATTTTTCTTCTTATTTTTATAGGCGGTCATTGTATTATCACAATCACCGCATATTAAATATTTTGGAACTAGTGGCGTTTCTATTTTTCCACTTAACTTTTGAATTCCAATTTTTGTTGTGCCATTAATAATATTTTGTAGCTTTTGAAATTCAGCTTTTGAAATCAATGGTTCCCAATCTCCTTTGATATAGGTGTCGTCTAACAGGGAATTGCATACCCGCCCTGCATAAAATTCATTTCTCCACATGTTGGCTAATGATTGATACGGCATTCTTATTCCTTTTGATGCTAACCAATCAATAATTTGTTTATCAGTGTAGGATTCATATATTTTTCTTCTAAAAGCTTCTTTATAGATAAGTCCTTCCTTATTTACCTTAATTTCTTGTTTAGCTTGAACAAATTCTGGCTTTTTTACTCTTGGGCCATAATGGTCATATCCTTTGGGTGTTCTACCAAATAATTTACCATTGTTTAATGCATTTATCAATCCAGGAATAATAGTATCTTGTCGGTTGAAATTTTCTTTTTGTGCATAGAGTAGTTGTGTAGAAAATTCGTTTTCTGCACGTTCATTAAAAGTATTATGACCTGAACTAACCGAGTATAAGTAAACATTAAACTCCTTTCTTAAACTGACAAATAATTGAATGTGTTCTGCTCCTGCTCTTCCAAATCGACTGGGAGACCAAATTAATATTATCTTGGGTCTTTTTGAAAAATGCGTTTTTTTCAATTTGTTTATGAGTTCCTTAAGCGTACTTTGGGTATTGATTTTTTTTGAACTTTCATATTCTGCATCAAATTCTTCTGCAATATGAAGCGCATTTTCTTTAGCAAAGTTTTTTATTCTTTTGACTTGAGTTTCTATACTCCCGTTATTCATGAATTGTTCTTTAGTTGAAACTCTGGTATAAGACCATACAGTAGCTCCAAAAAAATCTTTTAATTGAAGGTTTTTAGTTTTCATCTTTTGTTTTCTCTAGTATTAATTTTGTAAATTCATAAAGTTGTATAGAAAGTTCATACAGTGTTTCTTCGTCAACATTTTTTATATACTTTTTTAAAATTTCGGGTGTAAGCAATTGTTCATTGCATCCATCTTGAGTGTATTCTTGGCCCATATCTTGTTAAGGATAAAACGGGCTGAATTTTCAGGAACCGAATAAGTTCTACATTATTCATATATTATGCTTTTATTGTTACTTTATAATTTCCTTGACTTCTTTTTTCTATGGTTAATCTTGAACCTGCAGGGAGATTATTTGTCAAGAAAAATTTTGCCAACTCCTCTGTTTTTTTGTGTTCTTCCGTTATTTTAATAATTTTTGGCAAACCGTTTTGTTGTAATTCAATCTCTAACAGCTTTGGTTTATCAAAAAACAACACCCTTCGAATTTGATTTTCTACTGTAGATAAGTACTCTAAATCTGAATTACTTCTTTCGATTTCAATTCCCAATAATTTGGTAAGTAGTGGTAAAAAAGGAATTACTATTAATGTTTCGCCATAGTACAGGTTATTCAAATCTGTTATTACTCCAATAGTATTGTAATTGAAGGTATGATCACCAGTTCTTGGGCAGTAAACGAATGAAACAATGCTTTTATTTGAAGTAAAACAAGCTTTAAAAGCATCTGTAAATGGATTGAGCTCTCTTCTAAAAATTGTGTCCATAATGTATTCAAAATGCAAATAGTTTTCTAACGCATCCCTAACTTCTTGACTCAATTTTTTTTCTTTTAATTCTCTTTTAAAAACAGCATCAGCATATTTTTCTTCAAATGGTTTTATCCAAATATCTTCCGATAAGCTTTTTAGCTTTGTTGTGTCGATACCAATGCTTGACAATTCATTAATTATTAAAATCCAAAGAGCCTCCTGCATATCCATAAACCCTTTTTTTTCTTTTTTAAAAAAGGGTAAAATATTTCTACTTTTCCAATAGTTAACTTGTCTAGAAGTAATTCCCAGATGCTTCTCTGGCAGTAAGTATTTTTCAGAAATTAACGCACCGAATTTTATTAGCTCCCTTTCTTTTTTTGTCATAATTTAGAAAATTTATGTTTAAAAATATTTACCATTTGGTAAATATATAAATAATTTTTTATATTTGAAAAAAAATTAAAAATATGGTTAGAACAAAAAAACAACATAATAGGATTTCAAACCGAACTTATCCATCAAAATTATGTAAAAAAGAGGGGTGTATGATGGAATTTATACCAACAGATAGTCGACAGGTATATTGCTGTTCGCAACACCGAATAGATAGCAATAATGACAAGCGAAAAGTAATCGATAAATTTGAAAGTGAATTTACAAAAAAAGCTAAAAAAAACAGATTTGTTTTAATAAAAATTTCTGAATCTGATTATTATAAAAAGCGAGGCTATGTCGAAAAAGGACTTCTAGTATATGAAGGCTACGAATTGCCTGTTTACCACAGTAAGGAGCTAGAACATGGAACAAATCGTGAAATACTAGTATGTTATGAATATGGCTTGATTTTAATAGATGCCAGTAAAGAAATATATAAAATCGACATTATAGAAAAATAATATTATGATAAAGATACAAAACAGAGTTCCCACAACTGCAGAATTATTTCCCATTGCATACCAACAAGATTTAATGAAAAAACAAGCAGAACATTTTATAGATAATATTATTACAAATGGAAACGTAGTAAGTGGTTACGAAAATATGCCATTGGAATTTCCAAAAACAATGGAAAATTCGTCGCTTATAATAAACACTAAACCACCAAAAATTTACATTGTTAGTTATTTAAAAAAACAATTGGAAACCATTATTGTTAGTAGGTATTGGTGTTGGAGTTTTGGTAACAATTTATC containing:
- a CDS encoding M1 family aminopeptidase; translated protein: MRRIAVLLFICNFTLGFGQNIESSSSIAEAEMKSASALLNFQVNPNTQNYDITYHELRFTVDPAVYSISGAVKTTFTALSTISTVTFDMATALTVSSVTMNNTNLTFTQANYELVINLPNTLAAGSSATVTITYSGVPPTGEAAFTTDVHNGTPVLYTLSEPYGARDWWPCKQDLNDKINSIDIYITAPSTYVSVANGFQQSEVTTGNSKTTYYKHNYPIPAYLVAIAVTNYQIYNQQGGLGTLASPYFPIVNYIYPETYASATTATQLGTTPTIINLYESLLEPYPFRNEKYGHAQFGWGGGMEHTTVSFMGSFGRGLIAHEMAHQWFGDKITCGTWKDIWLNEGITEYMSGLVVENLDGATSFVSWKNGKINNITSQTSGYVYLQDSDLTNVGRIFSSRLTYDKGSMVTHMLRWKLGDTMFFQALKNYLADPALAYGYAVTANLKSHLEAVYGSSLTEFFNDWIYNQGYPTYAITAQNWAQGQAKITVNQTQSHSSVSYFEMPLPIRLLGSGGQTHDVIVNNTTNGESFIVSVPFEVTGVQFDPNKHIISKNNTVTLGNESFELNDTVSLYPVPTAYELHIQLPTNIDVIEVKIVNALGQLEGNYFSKDLDVSALSVGLHWVEIQTSEGVFHKSFIKK
- the serS gene encoding serine--tRNA ligase, which translates into the protein MLQVHFIRENKEEVVSRLAKKNFDAVTIVNLVVELDEKRRATQVELDNLLAESNKISKDIGELMKNGEKAKAEILKEKTSQIKEKTKELNDVLNETSGLLQEELYKLPNLPADIVPAGKTAEDNLNVFQKGTIPVLHEGALPHWELAKKYDIIDFELGVKITGAGFPVYKGKGAKLQRALITYFLDKNTEAGYQEYQVPHVVNEASGFGTGQLPDKEGQMYHIGVDDLYLIPTAEVPVTNLFRDDLVQESDLPILCTGYTPCFRREAGSYGAHVRGLNRLHQFDKVEIVRIEKPENSYAALDGMVEHVKGILDELQLPYRVLRLCGGDMSFASALTYDFEVFSTAQDRWLEISSVSNFETFQANRLKLRYKDTNGKNQLAHTLNGSSLALPRVLAGILENYQTPEGIVIPEVLRKYTGFDMIN
- a CDS encoding tetratricopeptide repeat protein, whose product is MHRLYYIFGLFFTLFVSAQNEQLALNYFEKGEYDKAAALFEEIAIKQPSNSFYIQKLASCYQQQQNYTKAEELLFSKYKKFPAPSYLIEIGYNYQLQKNQSKATNYYEKALATIQENANNTYSVAQTFEQKNLLEWAYRTYELGQKTNSNLNFDYQMALLQGQMGNLDTMVNKLLDFAYSNPNSTINVQNQLNFFLQEDTEGTFLVALKKELLLRTQKNQAVYWNQFLSWLYIQQKEYNKAFIQEKAIYKRNPESFEDIIQLAQLCINDNDLETASIIFSFIIENTSDEETLILAQYYILKNKINVAKPENYSELKTEIDVQIARYKNSPFALDLQLLAAHFYAFHLNQVAISKEILNTLLQTPINTRQKAKVKMETADVYVYDEKFNQAIIYYAQIENDLPNDELAHEATMKMAKTSFYKKDFDWAMKQAKELKQASTLLIANDAVELFLLISDHSAEDSLRVALQDFSHADFLEYQNKPKEALVAFLQVLKKHKGTSIEPATSYKIARNYEKIAEYEQALSYYKQVLELHKDCIYIDEALFFSAEIFRKYKSDNKKAKDYYEKIVLEHPDSIYFTEARVQYRLLRGDKPEGS
- a CDS encoding cystathionine gamma-synthase — encoded protein: MKFNTKVIHGNQHHDPSTGAVMPPVYQTSTFVQKSPGQPIGDYEYSRAANPTRTALEDALASIENGTRGLAFSSGLAATDSVLKLLKPGDEVIAMDDLYGGTYRMFARIYQEFGIKFHFVDMNDLAKFESLINVNTKLVWVETPTNPLMKLADIAEIAKITKKHHLLFAVDNTFATPYLQKPLDLGADIVMHSATKYLGGHSDVIAGALIVKDADLGEKLHFAQFATGGTLGPMDSYLVLRGIKTLHLRVQRHCENGAKVAAYLAQHPKVARVFYPGLENHPYHEIAKKQMIGGFGGMVSFTFTSHAKADAISFLEKLKVFTLAESLGGVESLANHPALMTHASIPEDKRKEIGITDDLVRLSVGVEDIDDLLADLEQAFK
- a CDS encoding 50S ribosomal protein L25/general stress protein Ctc encodes the protein MKSITIKGSERESVGKVSTKALRNAGMVPCVLYGGQNPVHFSADEKAFSKLVYTPEAHTVVIELEGGKKMEGILQDIQFHPVSDKILHVDFYQLDAAKEITMEVPVKITGTSPGVLLGGVLRLNQRKLKVRALPANLPDFVEANISELEMGNKLYVTKLEAKNFKILHPDNTVVCQVRISRAAMKAAQEAAKAEKGAKKKK
- a CDS encoding ribose-phosphate pyrophosphokinase, translating into MSYNEPEAKIFACSQSVYLAEKIAKEYGVPLGKVTFSKYSDGEFQPSFEESIRGLRVFLVCSTFPSSDNLMELLLMIDAAKRASARHITAVIPYFGWARQDRKDKPRVPIGAKLVAKLLEAAGATRIMTMDLHADQIQGFFEKPVDHLFASTIFLPYVKSLALENLTIASPDMGGSKRAYAYSKFLQSDVVICYKQRKQANVIDTMELIGEVRGRHVILVDDMIDTGGTLAKAADVMIEKGALSVRAICTHAILSGTAYEKIENSKLEELIVTDSIPLKKESTKIKVVSCAPLFAEVMHMVQNNNSISGKFLM
- a CDS encoding recombinase family protein, with translation MKTKNLQLKDFFGATVWSYTRVSTKEQFMNNGSIETQVKRIKNFAKENALHIAEEFDAEYESSKKINTQSTLKELINKLKKTHFSKRPKIILIWSPSRFGRAGAEHIQLFVSLRKEFNVYLYSVSSGHNTFNERAENEFSTQLLYAQKENFNRQDTIIPGLINALNNGKLFGRTPKGYDHYGPRVKKPEFVQAKQEIKVNKEGLIYKEAFRRKIYESYTDKQIIDWLASKGIRMPYQSLANMWRNEFYAGRVCNSLLDDTYIKGDWEPLISKAEFQKLQNIINGTTKIGIQKLSGKIETPLVPKYLICGDCDNTMTAYKNKKKNLFYYKCNCCNKTANAETKSSSIHDGVNPAFLKIIDNLKLDNTLKELFVEQLKSILEHEKDHSIDKKRILTSEINDLRDKMDLMEYRFAINEISKDIFERQNQKLKEQYNQKLVEIENLPTKKSNHDKAIKYFTKIAVNPSKFYESLEYNQKRVFQKLLFPEGLRYSVKNREYLTSKTGALFYLTNSFSINYKSKKKGTYQEKFDKSHAVPWVGIEPTLRRTRV